In the Desulfatiglans sp. genome, one interval contains:
- the miaB gene encoding tRNA (N6-isopentenyl adenosine(37)-C2)-methylthiotransferase MiaB, translating into MTSAQKMKYYYIATMGCQMNEYDSDSVSSILQGQGLLSTQFPEKADLIIINTCSVREKAEQKAFSLLGRMIVIKKKRNDIVLGIMGCIAQQEGKALLKKFPELDLVMGTREIGNISSMIDRIVNFRERISATDISLVPEHSFNQSVDFFKGRIKSNLSIMEGCNNFCSYCIVPYVRGREQSRPLEDIIKETEILVQQGVKEITLLGQNVNSYSAGKGGKVKFPELLKRIAEIEGLYRIRFTTSHPKDLSDDLINAFIEIKKLCRHMHLPFQSGSDRILKLMNRKYTNNDYLRLTNKLRDISDDFAITSDVIVGFPGESEDDFKKTLDLIEKIEFDNLFSFKYSDRKGTRATGLPDKLNEAEKASRLKVLQDLQKEKTLLRNKRLEGNTEEVLVDGFSKLGTQYSGRTDTNKIINFHSNKNIIGDIVKIKVNRAFINSLHGELMI; encoded by the coding sequence ATGACCAGTGCTCAAAAAATGAAATATTACTATATTGCTACAATGGGCTGCCAGATGAATGAATATGATTCTGATTCTGTTAGCAGTATTTTGCAGGGACAAGGCCTTTTATCTACACAATTTCCTGAAAAGGCTGATCTGATTATCATTAATACATGCAGTGTGAGAGAAAAGGCCGAACAAAAGGCATTTAGTCTTCTTGGCCGAATGATCGTTATCAAAAAGAAACGTAATGATATTGTCTTAGGGATAATGGGGTGTATTGCCCAGCAGGAAGGAAAGGCACTATTAAAAAAATTTCCTGAGCTTGACCTGGTGATGGGAACCAGAGAGATAGGAAACATTAGCAGTATGATTGATCGTATTGTAAATTTCCGAGAAAGGATATCTGCCACGGATATTTCATTAGTTCCTGAACATAGTTTTAATCAATCGGTTGATTTTTTTAAAGGCAGGATAAAAAGCAACCTGTCTATAATGGAAGGGTGTAATAATTTTTGCAGCTACTGCATTGTCCCATATGTAAGGGGGCGTGAGCAAAGTAGACCTCTGGAGGATATTATAAAAGAGACTGAAATACTTGTTCAACAGGGGGTGAAGGAGATTACTCTTCTTGGGCAGAATGTAAATTCATACTCTGCCGGAAAAGGCGGAAAAGTAAAATTTCCTGAACTTCTAAAAAGGATTGCAGAGATTGAAGGCCTTTACAGGATAAGATTTACGACATCCCATCCAAAGGATCTGTCAGATGATCTAATAAATGCATTTATTGAGATAAAAAAGCTTTGCCGGCATATGCATCTTCCATTTCAGTCAGGCTCTGACAGAATTCTTAAACTAATGAATCGTAAATATACAAATAACGATTATTTGCGGCTTACTAACAAGCTAAGGGACATTTCTGATGATTTTGCAATTACGAGTGATGTTATTGTCGGTTTTCCTGGAGAAAGTGAGGATGATTTTAAAAAGACCCTTGACCTTATTGAAAAAATAGAGTTTGATAACCTCTTTTCTTTTAAGTATTCAGATCGAAAAGGAACCAGAGCAACTGGGTTGCCTGATAAATTAAATGAAGCTGAAAAGGCTTCCAGATTAAAGGTGCTACAGGATCTGCAGAAAGAAAAGACATTACTTAGAAACAAAAGACTTGAAGGTAATACAGAAGAAGTACTTGTTGATGGGTTCAGTAAACTCGGAACACAGTATTCTGGCAGGACTGATACAAATAAAATAATAAATTTTCATAGTAATAAAAATATAATAGGTGATATTGTTAAAATTAAAGTCAATAGAGCATTTATTAACTCTCTTCACGGCGAATTGATGATCTGA
- a CDS encoding DUF4911 domain-containing protein → MQTNKKTFTVARSKINYIRWIIESYDGMAIVSTIDPFKAVIELKIAPGCDTVIDELLHSLRIDENIKLDPI, encoded by the coding sequence ATGCAGACAAATAAAAAAACATTTACTGTTGCCAGGTCAAAAATTAACTATATCAGGTGGATAATTGAATCATATGATGGTATGGCTATTGTATCAACAATTGATCCGTTTAAAGCAGTTATAGAGTTAAAAATAGCGCCAGGGTGCGACACTGTTATAGATGAACTTTTACATTCTTTAAGAATTGATGAAAACATAAAATTGGATCCCATATAA
- a CDS encoding NAD(+)/NADH kinase: MGIFSIGVIYKHKFEPAMREAQKLVEWLQDKGLNVFSEEMGPSGQQEAPCNNSELMPINDLKWIIVLGGDGTLLGASRKYGRHGIPILGVNLGGLGFLTCIPIDKLYPSLDMILNNSLEIEERLMLETKVTRNNREVYKFQTLNDVVINKGPLARIIELDVLINNEFLTTFRSDGLIISTPTGSTGYNLSAGGPILYPTISNVILTPICPFTLTNRPIILPDTVVISVMMLKESEEKVSLTFDGQVGFDILEGDNILVYRSDSKIKLFKSPDQTYYEILRKKMKWGGATYSKDADK, translated from the coding sequence ATGGGAATATTTTCAATTGGGGTGATTTATAAACACAAGTTTGAACCGGCAATGCGGGAGGCTCAAAAACTTGTTGAATGGTTACAGGATAAAGGGTTAAATGTGTTTTCAGAAGAGATGGGCCCCAGCGGTCAGCAGGAAGCGCCCTGTAACAACTCTGAATTAATGCCGATTAACGATCTTAAATGGATTATTGTTCTTGGTGGAGATGGAACCCTTTTAGGGGCATCAAGAAAATATGGACGTCATGGCATCCCTATATTAGGCGTAAATCTGGGAGGCTTAGGTTTCCTGACATGTATACCCATTGATAAACTCTATCCATCTTTAGATATGATTCTCAACAACAGTCTTGAGATTGAAGAAAGACTTATGCTTGAAACAAAGGTGACAAGAAATAACCGGGAAGTTTATAAATTTCAGACATTAAATGATGTGGTAATTAACAAAGGTCCTCTCGCAAGAATAATAGAGCTTGATGTGCTTATAAATAACGAGTTTTTAACAACATTCAGGTCTGACGGGCTTATTATTTCAACCCCTACAGGATCAACAGGCTATAATTTATCAGCAGGAGGTCCAATACTCTACCCGACTATTTCAAATGTAATACTTACCCCTATATGCCCATTTACACTTACAAACAGACCAATAATACTCCCTGATACCGTGGTCATTTCTGTAATGATGTTGAAAGAAAGTGAAGAAAAGGTAAGTCTGACCTTTGATGGGCAAGTAGGTTTTGATATCCTTGAAGGGGATAACATCCTTGTTTACAGGTCAGATTCAAAAATTAAACTGTTCAAATCACCGGATCAGACCTATTATGAAATACTTAGAAAAAAAATGAAATGGGGTGGGGCAACCTACAGCAAAGATGCAGACAAATAA
- a CDS encoding PHP domain-containing protein — protein sequence MIIDLHIHSTFSDGLYSVEEIFKKAAEIGIRLLSITDHDSIACQNNAKSLSEEYGIGYIYGIELGVSFTHPSFSGSKPISLDFLGYDYNPEDEYLNKKVEELRSYRKKRAEKILEKINDELSNENKKPLTNKGLDEIGISVYGAFGRPHIADYMVKKGIVKTRDEAFIKYLTKCNIEKMPLSLEEVSSLIKNAGGKLFLAHPNHPRGTSLSKLTQDIQEQHKIITQSILPFIDGIECWHSSHDRKSIEQYLEYANKMKLLVSGGSDCHQDPLLMGSVEVPDYVSLQFGR from the coding sequence ATGATAATAGATCTGCATATTCATTCTACTTTTTCTGATGGGTTATATTCGGTTGAGGAGATATTTAAAAAGGCAGCTGAGATTGGTATCAGGCTTTTGTCTATTACTGATCATGATTCAATTGCATGCCAGAATAATGCTAAATCTCTCTCAGAAGAGTATGGTATTGGGTATATTTACGGGATTGAGCTTGGCGTATCATTTACTCATCCTTCCTTTAGCGGGTCAAAACCAATTTCACTTGATTTTCTTGGCTATGACTACAATCCTGAAGATGAGTATCTAAATAAAAAAGTAGAAGAACTCAGGAGCTATAGAAAAAAAAGGGCAGAAAAAATTCTTGAAAAAATTAATGATGAACTGTCAAATGAAAATAAAAAGCCACTTACCAATAAAGGTCTTGATGAAATAGGAATATCTGTTTATGGTGCATTTGGAAGACCGCATATCGCAGATTATATGGTAAAAAAAGGGATAGTAAAAACAAGAGACGAGGCATTTATAAAATACCTTACAAAATGTAATATTGAAAAGATGCCATTATCGCTTGAAGAGGTATCAAGCCTTATTAAAAATGCAGGAGGGAAACTTTTTCTTGCTCATCCAAATCATCCACGAGGTACCTCGTTATCAAAATTGACTCAGGATATTCAGGAGCAACATAAGATTATTACACAATCTATTCTTCCTTTTATTGATGGCATAGAATGCTGGCACTCTTCCCATGACAGGAAAAGCATTGAACAATATCTGGAATATGCAAATAAAATGAAACTTCTTGTTTCAGGTGGATCAGATTGTCATCAAGATCCTCTCCTTATGGGTAGTGTAGAGGTGCCTGATTATGTATCACTACAGTTTGGCAGGTAA
- a CDS encoding lytic transglycosylase domain-containing protein: protein METDPFSKYSLKNLVLGMISFLLIFSLIVLPSGTPSDVTSRPLIKNQRSYKVDLISRLGYKSYTVFHSSKEMVYIDIIDDAAERYKIDPALIKAIILAESKYDHLAVSKKGAVGLMQLMPSTADALGVEDIYDPAHNINAGVKYIKHLLELFNGDVKLALAAYNAGSNKVRKYNGIPPYKATKTYIKKVFEYYWSYQLASQA, encoded by the coding sequence ATGGAAACTGATCCATTTAGTAAATATTCCCTGAAGAACCTGGTTTTGGGGATGATTTCTTTTTTACTGATTTTTTCTCTTATTGTCTTACCATCAGGTACACCGTCTGATGTTACATCCCGTCCACTTATTAAGAATCAAAGATCTTATAAAGTCGATCTGATCAGCAGACTTGGTTATAAAAGTTATACTGTCTTTCATTCAAGTAAAGAAATGGTTTATATTGATATCATAGATGACGCAGCAGAGCGATATAAAATTGACCCTGCATTGATCAAGGCAATTATTCTTGCCGAATCAAAGTACGATCACTTGGCGGTTTCAAAAAAAGGTGCAGTGGGTTTAATGCAGTTAATGCCTTCAACAGCAGATGCATTAGGCGTTGAAGACATCTATGATCCTGCTCACAATATTAATGCAGGAGTTAAATATATCAAGCATTTACTTGAATTATTTAATGGGGATGTTAAGCTTGCGCTGGCCGCATATAATGCCGGAAGCAATAAAGTAAGAAAATATAATGGCATTCCACCTTATAAGGCCACAAAGACTTATATCAAAAAGGTCTTTGAGTATTACTGGAGCTACCAACTGGCAAGTCAGGCCTGA
- a CDS encoding purine-nucleoside phosphorylase → MIEKIYKAAEFIESIIKYPPEIGMITGTGLGSLTGRMRVDNRIPYKDIPYFSVPTVTGHDGFLAAGTIAGKRVLAMEGRFHLYEGYTSSEVTFPVRVMKKLGVKYLFISSAAGGFNPMFKAGDLMLIDDHINFTGIDPLVGPNLDEFGPRFPDMSRVYDPKLLLIAKKNAMKLEIDLKQGVYIGITGPCLETPSEVRLMRMLGADAVGMSTVHEVIVAKHCGLKIMAIVVITDMDLPDCMEEIKVEKVIEIAMAASPALSSLWESIIKELP, encoded by the coding sequence GTGATCGAAAAGATTTACAAAGCGGCTGAATTTATAGAATCTATCATCAAATATCCACCTGAAATAGGCATGATCACGGGTACAGGGCTGGGGAGTTTAACCGGAAGAATGCGCGTCGATAATAGAATCCCCTATAAAGATATACCCTATTTCTCTGTCCCCACTGTCACTGGTCATGATGGTTTTCTTGCGGCAGGCACCATAGCTGGAAAAAGGGTGCTTGCAATGGAAGGACGCTTTCATCTTTATGAAGGTTATACCTCTTCAGAGGTAACCTTCCCGGTTAGGGTTATGAAAAAACTTGGAGTCAAGTATCTGTTTATTTCAAGTGCTGCTGGCGGGTTTAACCCCATGTTTAAAGCCGGTGATCTCATGTTAATAGATGATCATATTAACTTTACAGGTATTGATCCTCTAGTAGGCCCAAACCTTGATGAGTTTGGCCCCCGATTTCCAGATATGTCACGTGTATATGACCCAAAGCTGCTCTTGATAGCAAAGAAAAATGCCATGAAACTTGAGATCGATCTAAAGCAGGGGGTTTATATTGGGATCACAGGCCCGTGCCTTGAGACACCTTCAGAGGTGCGTCTTATGCGGATGCTTGGCGCAGATGCTGTTGGCATGTCCACTGTACACGAAGTGATTGTAGCAAAGCACTGCGGACTAAAGATTATGGCTATAGTGGTGATAACTGATATGGATCTTCCTGACTGTATGGAAGAGATAAAGGTTGAAAAGGTGATCGAAATAGCTATGGCTGCAAGCCCGGCGCTTTCCTCTCTATGGGAGAGCATTATTAAAGAATTGCCTTAA
- a CDS encoding NCS2 family permease, translating into MINNSRLDKLFRLSENGSSVGNEITAGITTFLTMAYIIVVQPMVLSGRMFGFDTGLDFGAVMAATCISSAVATAIMGIYARYPIAQAPGMGENFFFVFTVLPAVSAAGFSNSWQIGLGIIFVSGILFLLLSLFGIRKVIIDAVSPSMKNAMAVGIGLFIAFIGMQNAGIIVTAATIVTTPGGVIISGETLVKLNPHIFSIDLFVFASGLFMTAALYTRKIRGAIILGIAGATIISVILKLISTSGFEIAESHLLSNSRLVKEFTLSCNLFSLPPSLKPTLFKMDILGALSLSMVPFIIIFLFMDMFDTIGTLIGVSEQAGLVKDNKLPRAEKAFLSDAVGTVIGACAGTTTVTSFIESAAGVEQGGRTGLTSITIAIFFLLALFLSPLIIMIGSYTTITAPALIIVGSMMIKNVLKIQWDDYSESIPCFLMITGIPLTYSIADGLTMGFVSYPFIKLLSGKRKDVSWFMYLLAILLILYFIFVRSKV; encoded by the coding sequence ATGATAAACAACAGTAGACTGGATAAGCTATTCAGACTTTCTGAGAACGGAAGCAGTGTAGGCAATGAGATTACAGCCGGTATAACCACCTTTCTGACAATGGCATATATTATTGTTGTTCAGCCAATGGTCCTTTCAGGCAGGATGTTTGGTTTTGATACAGGTTTGGATTTTGGCGCCGTGATGGCAGCTACCTGTATATCGTCTGCTGTTGCTACCGCAATTATGGGTATATACGCAAGGTATCCCATTGCACAGGCCCCTGGAATGGGTGAAAACTTTTTCTTTGTTTTTACAGTATTGCCTGCTGTTAGCGCCGCGGGTTTTTCAAATTCATGGCAGATTGGACTTGGTATTATCTTTGTTTCCGGCATATTGTTTCTTTTACTCTCATTGTTTGGTATCAGGAAGGTAATCATTGATGCTGTAAGCCCAAGCATGAAGAACGCAATGGCTGTAGGCATAGGATTATTTATTGCCTTTATAGGAATGCAAAATGCGGGAATAATTGTTACAGCGGCAACAATCGTTACAACCCCTGGTGGAGTAATAATAAGCGGCGAAACGCTAGTAAAATTAAATCCTCATATTTTTTCAATTGACCTTTTTGTTTTTGCATCCGGTCTTTTCATGACTGCAGCACTTTATACTCGAAAAATCCGCGGCGCCATAATACTTGGAATTGCTGGCGCAACAATTATCTCTGTTATATTAAAACTGATTTCTACTTCAGGTTTTGAAATTGCTGAATCTCATCTCCTTTCAAATTCCAGGCTTGTAAAAGAGTTTACACTTTCCTGTAACCTCTTTTCTCTCCCACCATCTCTTAAACCTACTTTATTTAAAATGGATATACTGGGGGCGCTTTCTCTTTCCATGGTGCCATTTATAATAATATTTCTGTTCATGGATATGTTCGACACAATAGGCACACTTATAGGAGTAAGCGAGCAGGCCGGGCTTGTCAAAGATAACAAGCTTCCAAGGGCTGAAAAGGCCTTTTTATCTGATGCTGTTGGAACTGTAATAGGCGCCTGTGCGGGGACTACAACTGTAACCAGTTTTATTGAAAGCGCTGCTGGGGTGGAGCAGGGGGGACGTACAGGATTAACAAGCATAACTATCGCTATCTTCTTTTTGCTGGCACTTTTTTTAAGCCCCTTAATTATCATGATAGGCAGCTATACAACGATTACTGCCCCTGCTCTCATTATAGTGGGCTCAATGATGATCAAAAATGTTCTGAAGATACAATGGGATGATTACAGTGAATCAATCCCCTGTTTCCTGATGATTACAGGTATCCCTTTGACATATTCCATTGCTGATGGACTTACAATGGGCTTTGTAAGTTATCCTTTTATCAAGCTTTTAAGTGGTAAAAGGAAGGATGTAAGCTGGTTTATGTACTTGTTGGCAATACTCTTAATTTTATATTTTATTTTTGTCCGATCAAAGGTTTAA
- a CDS encoding adenine phosphoribosyltransferase: protein MTIKSYIRSIPDYPKKGIIFRDITTLIKDPLGFRMVIDNFTQRYIKEHTDFDIIAGIESRGFIIGGALSYTLGKGFIPIRKKGKLPAEVISYEYDLEYGTDTIEIHKDAIKQGDRVLIVDDLCATGGTAVAATALVEKLGGIISEVVFIVDLPGLKGSAILKNKGYNVHSLLEFEGE, encoded by the coding sequence ATGACAATCAAATCCTATATAAGAAGCATTCCTGATTACCCTAAAAAAGGTATTATTTTCAGGGATATTACAACACTTATTAAAGATCCGCTTGGATTTAGAATGGTAATCGATAACTTTACCCAGCGCTACATAAAAGAGCATACTGATTTTGATATTATTGCCGGCATAGAATCCCGCGGATTTATTATTGGTGGGGCGCTTTCATATACCCTTGGAAAGGGTTTTATACCTATCAGAAAAAAAGGTAAACTTCCGGCAGAGGTAATATCCTATGAGTATGACCTTGAGTATGGCACAGATACTATTGAAATCCATAAAGATGCTATTAAACAAGGAGACAGGGTTCTAATAGTTGATGACCTCTGCGCGACAGGCGGTACAGCCGTGGCAGCAACCGCTCTTGTTGAAAAACTGGGCGGGATAATATCAGAGGTTGTTTTTATTGTTGACCTTCCAGGTTTGAAGGGTTCTGCGATATTAAAAAATAAGGGGTATAATGTACACAGTCTATTAGAATTTGAAGGCGAATAA
- the mtnP gene encoding S-methyl-5'-thioadenosine phosphorylase, with product MKVGIIGGTGFDDPEIISDRVDKDVDTPYGKPSSPLLMGTIGTTDVVILSRHGKNHTIFPSAVNYRANIYALNQEGCTHIIATTAVGSLKEEIEPGDIVFPDQFIDFTKKRALTFFDKDRVVHISMSHPFCENLRGVLIKNAMELGFRHHIKGTVITIEGPRFSTKAESHMFRGFGADIINMSTVPEVILARELGICYQGIAMSTDYDCWKEGEEPVTWEMIVSIMNKTADKVKKLIVNTLPEIKIINDSCNEGGV from the coding sequence ATAAAAGTAGGTATTATAGGAGGAACAGGGTTTGATGATCCTGAGATTATCAGTGATAGGGTTGATAAGGATGTTGATACCCCCTATGGGAAACCTTCTTCACCTCTATTAATGGGAACAATTGGTACGACAGATGTTGTTATTTTATCAAGGCATGGAAAAAACCATACCATTTTCCCTTCAGCAGTCAATTACAGAGCAAATATATATGCATTGAATCAGGAAGGTTGCACACATATTATTGCCACTACGGCTGTAGGCTCACTCAAAGAAGAAATTGAGCCGGGGGATATAGTCTTCCCTGACCAGTTTATTGATTTTACAAAAAAAAGGGCACTTACCTTTTTTGATAAAGATAGGGTTGTTCATATCTCCATGTCACATCCCTTTTGTGAAAATCTGCGTGGTGTGCTTATAAAAAATGCAATGGAACTGGGTTTTCGTCATCATATAAAAGGAACAGTTATTACAATAGAAGGGCCAAGGTTTTCTACAAAGGCTGAATCACATATGTTTAGAGGTTTTGGGGCTGACATAATAAATATGTCAACAGTTCCTGAGGTTATACTTGCGAGAGAACTTGGCATCTGTTATCAGGGCATTGCCATGTCAACTGACTATGATTGCTGGAAAGAGGGTGAAGAGCCTGTTACATGGGAGATGATAGTTTCTATTATGAACAAAACTGCAGATAAAGTAAAAAAACTGATTGTTAATACCTTGCCTGAAATAAAAATAATTAATGATAGTTGCAACGAGGGAGGTGTCTGA
- a CDS encoding aminopeptidase, producing MISTDKLNKYGDILLWGLKKARTKKYKQNNNILIRFDISAIRLAEILQAKILDMGMNPILRISSTPQMEKNFFERANNTQLGFQPSGEKEFNENLHGVISLLAPESITHLRHIDPRKIGKAALARKPLRDILWKREEKGDFGWTLCMVPTQGAAETAGISMKQYTAQVIKACYLDMKDPVKGWEETFNNAMVIKKWINRIKVAYYHIESENMDLKITPGEKRRWIGVSGHNIPSFELFISPDWRGTEGVYYANLPSYRDGNYVEGIRLQFKKGEVIKSSAKKGKEFVAKQISMDKGARRVGEFSLTDKRFSKIDRFMANTLFDENYGGKFGNCHLAVGMSYSDTFDGDPSKLTKEIKEKLGFNDSALHWDIINTEDKVVTACLKSGEKKIIYENGMFKY from the coding sequence ATGATATCAACAGATAAACTGAATAAGTACGGGGATATACTGCTCTGGGGGCTTAAAAAGGCCAGGACAAAAAAATATAAACAGAATAATAACATCCTGATAAGGTTTGATATATCAGCTATCAGGCTTGCTGAGATACTTCAGGCAAAAATATTGGATATGGGTATGAACCCCATTCTTCGTATAAGCAGCACTCCTCAGATGGAAAAGAATTTTTTCGAAAGGGCAAATAACACTCAATTAGGATTCCAGCCATCCGGTGAAAAAGAGTTTAATGAGAATCTTCATGGTGTGATAAGCCTTCTTGCCCCTGAATCTATTACCCATCTGAGGCATATAGACCCCAGAAAAATAGGGAAGGCTGCCCTTGCGCGAAAGCCCCTCAGGGATATTTTGTGGAAAAGGGAGGAAAAAGGGGATTTCGGATGGACATTGTGTATGGTTCCAACACAGGGCGCTGCTGAAACAGCTGGTATCTCTATGAAACAATATACTGCGCAGGTTATAAAGGCCTGTTACCTTGATATGAAAGATCCTGTAAAGGGATGGGAAGAGACCTTTAATAATGCAATGGTCATTAAAAAATGGATCAACCGTATAAAGGTGGCATATTACCATATTGAATCTGAAAATATGGACTTAAAGATAACGCCTGGCGAAAAGCGAAGATGGATAGGGGTATCAGGCCATAATATCCCCAGTTTTGAATTGTTCATTTCACCTGACTGGAGAGGCACAGAGGGTGTTTATTATGCCAACCTGCCTTCATATAGAGATGGCAATTATGTTGAAGGGATCAGGCTTCAGTTCAAGAAGGGTGAGGTGATAAAAAGCAGTGCGAAAAAGGGAAAAGAGTTTGTCGCAAAACAGATCTCCATGGATAAAGGTGCCAGAAGGGTAGGGGAGTTTTCTCTAACTGACAAGAGATTCTCCAAAATAGACAGATTCATGGCAAATACCCTGTTTGATGAAAATTATGGAGGAAAATTTGGTAACTGCCATCTTGCAGTGGGTATGTCATACTCTGATACATTTGATGGTGACCCATCAAAGCTTACCAAGGAGATTAAGGAGAAGTTAGGCTTTAATGACTCTGCCCTTCACTGGGATATAATAAACACTGAGGATAAGGTTGTTACAGCCTGCTTGAAATCAGGAGAGAAAAAGATCATCTACGAAAACGGGATGTTCAAATACTGA